In Oryzias latipes chromosome 15, ASM223467v1, the sequence ATCTGAGCGTCCAGAGAGGCTAAAACCGGTTTCTTCCCCACGTTTGACCTCTGGATGTATGCCCCTATATtaacaacccccccaccccccctgcaCAGGACTCTGCTGCACATTTCTGCAGAGGACACGACTTCATGGAAAATTGGAACTGCGTCCGCCTTTCAGTTCCTCGCTTGACGTTTCTAGGGCAGCGCTCATTTTTCATTCCTCATGCAGGAAAAGTTTTCCCCCGCTCTGGTTTCCCGGTAATCTCCAGACCCGGCCGCTCTGGAATAACAGCTGCAGACAGGGATAAAAATAATTACGGCTCTGTTTGTCTTCCAAGAGACACACTTCCAGCCAGACCTACTCCCTTCCTCTCATGGGCTGCTCCGCTTTCGCTCACTCGCACGCACAATAAAGCCATTCATGATCATTGTGGGCCGGCGAGCTCGCCTTTCTCCATTCTGGCTGGAAACTGAAATACTTTAGCTCACGTTGGCAGTTCAGCTGTGGTTTGGCAGCACATCACCAAACCCAGAAACAGGATTTTGCTCCTTTCATGTAAATGTGATCCACAAACATCTGTTGTTTTCCCGCTCTAACTTTATCCACAAAGTTATTTCCCAGTTTTCTTAAAACTGAGCAGGTAAAAACACataagggattttttttgtgtagctctgctgccatctgctggtgAAACCACAGTCAGCACAGCAGGTCCTCATGTTTAGTTTCCAAGGgttttacatgttaaaaaacatttatgattaaaaaaaaaaacaacattttcagacaAACTTAAAGTCTTCTTTAATGTCGACATTCAAACAAATCAGTACATTCAAAAAATACATGATATCTAGTGGATGAAAAGTTGGGGAAACATAAATCGTGATCCCCTAAATGACCCCAAACTGGGatcaaacagtaaaataaaatctggaATCATGAGAAGATCATCCGCAAACTCATTCAACATCATCTTCTGATAAAGACTGAGAGCTGACGATTCgctgaaaaacaaagaggaatAAAGAGCAGTTATCTATGCATTCAAAggatttaattttcatttttttaacgattttgtttttgtcttagaGGTGAAATAGCTAAGAGATACCATCACATAACTCTTAGCTTTGGATAATTCTAAGGTCAATCTTGCACCCTTTCTTGTCCCAGAGGCCAAAACGGCAACTGGGGGGTTTTTAAAGGATGCTCCACCGCTGAAGCACCTGCACCGCTAACGGACAGAGAAGACCCTCACCTGGCTGATGGTGGGCAATTTTGTGAGCAGCATCTGAAAGACGGGAGGAGGCAGAGTCTGCTGGAGAACCTGGAGCAGCTGCTGAGGTTGGCCACATACCGCGATGGCGTTGGTGAGGTGGTCGACGCCTTTCTCAAATTCACCTGAACACAGAGGGAGCAGGATGCGTCTCTGTTATGATTTATGTGACTTACGGCTGCAGCGACAAGTCCTTAAAAAAACCACACGTCTAACCTCCAAGTATGGTTTACTAGTGTGTAACAGTGGCTGACCTTGTGACAGCAGCTCCTCTCCCAGCTCGATCTCctttaaaaagaatttctgCACCGCTTCAGCGTCCTTCAAATCTGGAAACTACCATGTaaacaaagaacatgtaaatatgttaaataaataaacaaacaactatTTTCGCTTGGCTTCAACATTTATAGGCATTTAACCCCTTTAGGTTAAAAGGTCCGTCCGTAACATAAGTATTACcaaataaatgtcttttctAACCTTATGTTAAAAGATTAGAAAAGCCATTTGGTAATACTTGTTATGCTACCTTTAAATATTAACATatcaaaaatgtttccaaaaaaaagGTGTCATACTGTAAAATATGTTCATCTTTAACCTTCAAATTATGAAATCATTAGATGAGAATAATAGAATTTGGAAAGTAAAAGTACATACATTAtcagtcatgtttttgtttagtaGATTTTTAGGGAGTAAGGTTATTAGCATTTATACTGTGTGCAAAACCTTACTTCAATTGACTGTCAGAAGACATATGGCTTAAATGCACTTTCTATTAATGCTTACCTTTGATTCCCCAGAATTTATGTTTGAAGAATTCAGCTTTCTTCTACCTGTGAGgaaaaacgaaaactaacttAAAATAAAGGTGTTTTCAGCATCATCATGTGAACGCCAACGAGACCCACGTGGTTACGAATTAGCACGCAAAACTTAGCAAACCAGAAGCGCAAGTTAAAATAACTGACACACAGAAAGTAGCTTTACATTTTGTTACAAACCAACATTACGCAAAACACTCACTACGCAGCATGTTTCTTGCTTTAACCTTAACGTCTGTGGGTTGGTAGGCTAAGCTAACGATGCTAGCTTGAATAAGACTTACGCTCTCGAAGCTTTTGTTTGAACTGAGGGTCACTCCGCCGCTTCCTGTCGAAATAGAAGCAGTAAGCAACGAACACAGCTCCGCACACGCCGGCCACCACCGCGCTTTTCCCCCCActaatcatttttaaacactGAACAGAGAGGAAGGACTAGCCGGCCAGCAGCTAGCACACAGCTGCGGAAATGCGGAGCGGAAGTACGTCACCTACACAAAGGCGCCAACTTCCGCCGagatttttaagtattttaagctttttattttaagaatatttcatttttgcacTAAAATATATAGACACAAtatatctttttaaataaatgttgaatTATTAATAAAGGTTTTAGGCGCTACACTACAGCaaatataaacagaaaaaaacgtattactatttttttttaaaataattcttaaGTATGACAAGAGTTTTATTCAGTTAACATCTTTTCAAAAAGACCTAATTGACTtaactgaattttaaaaatattataaaacaaggaaaaatgaATAGTTAAGTGAAGAcacatcttttcaaaataaagggaaAATTATACTCCTGCACTCGAAAACCTTAGATAAAAATCTACTAAATCTATTTCACAGAAAGTGAATTATTAAGTTTAAAGGTTACATCATAGAACAGAACAGTAGGTTAATGCAGTATAAATTCATTTTTCCccttaaataaaggttaaaaggAACAGACTCATTCACAAACTAtggcatttattttaaatggagGCTTCTGCTTTgcttacatttttacaataaattacacaatgaCCATTATTATCAGATGTGCCTAATAAATACTTATGGAGCAATAATCCAATTGGCTCCATTACTCACTCTTAGCCTATGATGCTGACCATTTTCCACATACTGTTTCATACAGCAATAGCTTCAGGCCACCAAGGGTTGAAAGAGTCCAGCCGCATCTAGAACCACCATTCCTCTCTAAGAAGCtctatctaaaaaaaacataaaaataaaataaaaatgaagaagcaATCTAAAGGAAatgagaaatttaaaaaataaaaaggggagggggatagaaaaacaaagagatggTGGAGGAAACAAGAGGAAACAAACATGCTGCAACCCTGATTATTTACACTTAAGCTATAGTTAAAACCATAAAACTGTCTGTACAGAAAAGTACATGTTATTAACAGTGCAAGATATTAAATAGCTCGACTCAAAACACTTCTCAATATACAAATGTATAACAAAAGCATACATCTAGGTACAAGTTTGAAACCGAAACGTAACTTTAGGTTAACACACAGCTGGGGGGTTTATGTACAAACACTGGAGAAAGTTTTACACGTACTTCACCTTAGCatagaaatgcacatttacaaGATCTCTACCTTAACTATGATCATGtatggaaataaaaacaaaaccttttttttgtggagaTGAAAATGATGAGGAGCTTTTGGATGATGAGTAGAAGTTGCTTCAGTGGtttaaaaagatttctttaaagGCTCCAAACGTAGCTTTCTTTAGTTGGTCAGCGGTGATTAGGCTAAATTCATACCGGTGACAACATAAAATGATGGAGGGTTTTAAAAGGCTCATGAACCGAAGTGATGTTCTCTCATTGCACatttccatccatcattcagTAGTAAATTACAGGTGAAAATCCTCTCGTAGTTCTTACATTTTTACCGTCCGTCGTCCCTTTGCTCACTGCATTCTTCAGTCTTTTTAGAAAAGAGACAAATGGTTCCAGCTGACCCCCTGACCTGACGAGGATCAGGAAAAAGTGCTTCTCTTTTTCTCAAAGTGCCCCCAGGAGAAGTTCAAAAAGGCACTACAGTATCATTCATGCTCATGATGCTATCAGAGCCATCGCCGCCGGACCACGAGTCTGTACTGCTGACGTTGAGCtcacaaaagccttttttcactgttttcaaTGAGGGTGGGGGAAGAAACATGGCAAAATGATGGTTTGCCCCTTAAAGCCAATGGGGCAGTGGTCCTTAGAAGCCCCTCAACAGCAACACGAGAAGCCCTGTTTGCTTTTAGGGCTGAACATTTTCCTCAAACGGGTTTAGCAAACGGAAAAGATTATTGCTTGCAAAAACAACCCTCGAAATGTTTCCGGGAACGAATGTAAAACCAGTAACTTTTGACAAATTTCATCTCCTTACACAACCGTCAGAAAAGTGCACTTAAGTGCTGATAGCTTGCCATGAAACAGTTGTCAGTAGAAAATAGTGCTTGTTTCTCGTTGTGGTGACTGGTCGGGTTTGGTGCCCCAGCGGTTAGAGTTTACAGGTTGACCCATCCGTCCTGTTGGGAcggagcggcggcggcggcggcgagcCCAGGATGCTGGTTAAGTGCTCAGTGCGATGGCTCATTGCTGCTCGGTTCTGTCACCTGCACTCCACTGACAACCCAGAGTTCTGAGacgaggaggatgaggatggaaCCGGGGGGTCGGCAAGTGTCAGCATGACGGCCGCTGTTAAGGAGCTAGAGGAcggtgatgaagaggaggaggaggaggaagaacaaGCAGCCACAGTacctgcagaggaaaaaacaaagggaTTTTACTGAGCTCTTTGCTCATTTGTTGGAGGCAGATTCATGAAAGCTGGAAGCGATGATCTCACTTTCCCGCTCCTTCTTCTTCATGCGTTTTCGTCTTCTGTCAATGGAGGCCACCTCAGACTTCAGGGACAGGTAGTGGTTCCTGATGTCTTGGAGTTTCTCCTGAAGGAAAGAGATTCTCTCCAGGCTGCTCATCTTCTCCAGATCAGCtgagcagaaggaaaaaaagaaggttttcaGAAAATCTCTGGTTCGGGAAGACGGAGGAGCAGATCCGCGCTGTTCTGTCCCGTTGAGTATTTTGTTGTTAGTTTGTAATTTGAATTTATGGAGGCCAAGCTGACAGTCAGAAATGATCATGAACTATGACCTTTTGGGATTGGTGCTCAACCATAACTGTGTAATTAAAGATTGAAGGAATATCTGAGGGCAAAGCTTAAAGCTAAACCGTTTACAGATTTTCTTCActcctttgttttttgtagACATTAAATGTTGACGtctttatacatttatttattttattgtatgaTTTAGTTCGGCTACAGCCGCCGCTGCTGCTTAGAGAACATGAACTCtcttgtttatatatatttattttagagatataaatgacatttttttgttacattttatgtCTCAAACCTTtagatttattagtttttctgtgtttttattccattatcaccatcaaacaaaaaaggaagaaaaaaaacagtaagtaaaaagaaaaagaaaataaatgatttgtCTTTGAATGATTTTTGCAGTAATGTGACTGAAATAAGAATCGCGATGTGTGTGAGGTCTGTTCCAAGTCTCTTACACATCTGGAAGCTCCACTTGTAGACTCGAGCAGATCTCCCATGGCTGTCTCTGTGCTGGGGGGGCTCTGGGTCCCCCTGCTTGTGGAACTTGTGGCCGGAGGGGGGGGATCGGCCGTGACATTTGGGCGAAGCTTTGGGGTCAGATGTGGTGTGCTTGGAGGGGGCGGGTTTGCCCTCAACAGCAGAATGGTCCTCACTGTCACTGCTGTTTGCTGCAGAGGgtgagaagaagaagagaggaggaCGAGGTGAGGATGAGAGGAGGACGAGGGGAGGATGAGGggagaagagagaaagatgagAGGAGGACGAGGGGAGGATGAGCGGAGGACGAGGTGAGGATGAGAGGAGGACGAGGGGAGGATgagaggaggatgaggggaggatgaggggagaagagagaaagatgagAGGAGGACGAGGGGAGGATGAGAGGACGACGAGGGGAGgatgagggaagaagagagaaagatgagAGGAGGACGAGGGGAGGATGAGCGGAGGACGAGGTGAGGATGAGAGGAGGACGAGGGGAGGATgagaggaggatgaggggaggatgaggggagaagagagaaagatgaggaggatgaggtgAGGATAAGAGGAGGACGAGGGGAGGATGAGAGGAGGACGAGGGGAGGATGAGGggagaagagagaaagatgaggaggatgaggtgAGGATAAGAGGAGGACGAGGGGAGGATGATAGGAGGACGAGGGGAGGATGAGGggagaagagagaaagatgagaggaggacgaggggaggataagaggaggacgaggggaggatgagaggaggatgaggggaggatgaggggagaagagagaaagatgagaggaggacgaggggaggataagaggaggacgaggggaggatgagaggaggatgaggggaggatgaggggagaagagagaaagatgagaggaggacgaggggaggatgaggggaggacgaggggaggatgaggggagaagagagaaagatgagaggaggatgaggtgaggatgagaggaagatgaggggaggatgaggggagaagagagaaagatgagggaagaagagagaaagatgagAGGAGGACGAGGGGAGGATAAGAGGAGGACGAGGGGAGGATGATAGGAGGACGAGGGGAGGATGAGGggagaagagagaaagatgagAGGAGGACGAGGTGAGGATGAGAGGAGGACGAGGGGAGGATgagaggaggatgaggggaggatgaggggagaagagagaaagatgagaggaggacgaggggaggatgagaggaggacgaggggaggatgagggaagaagagagaaagatgagaggaggatgaggtgaggatgagaggaagatgaggggaggatgaggggagaagagagaaagatgagggaagaagagagaaagatgagaggaggacgaggggaggatgagaggaggaagaggggaggatgaggggagaagagagaaagatgagaggaggacgaggggaggatgaggtgaggatgaggggaggatgaggggagaagagagaaagatgagggaagaagagagaaagatgagaggaggacgaggggaggatgagaggaggaagaggggaggATGAGGCGAGGATGAGGGGAGGACGAGGGGAGGATGAGGggagaagagagaaagatgagaggaggacgaggggaggattagaggaggaagaggggaggatgaggggagaagagagaaagatgagaggaggacgaggggaggatgaggggagaagagagaaagatgaggaggatgaggggaggatgaggggaggacgaggggaggatgaggggagaagagagaaagatgagAGGAGGGCGAGGTGAGgatgagggaagaagagagaaagatgaggaggatgaggcGAGGATGAGGGGAGGACGAGGGGAGGATGAGGggagaagagagaaagatgagGAGAATGAGGTGATGATGAGGTGATGATGAGGGGAGGATGAGGGGAGGATGAGGGGAGgatgagggaagaagagagaaagatgaggaggatgaggtgATGATGAGGGGAGGATGAGGCGTGGATGAGGCGAGGATGAGAGGAGAATGAGAGGAGGACGAGGGGAGGACGAGGGGAGGACGAGGGGAAGACGAGGGGAGGACGAGGGGAGGACGAGGGGAGGACGAGGGGAAGACGAGGGGAGGACGAGGGGAGGACGAGGGGAGGACAAGGGGAGGACGAGGGGAGGACAAGGggagaagagagaaagatgagAGGAGGACGAGGGGAGGATGAGGCGAGGATGAGGTGATGATGAGGGGAGGATGAGGGGAGgatgagggaagaagagagaaagatgagaggaggacgaggggaggattagaggaggaagaggggaggatgagaggaggaagaggtgaggatgaggtgatgatgaggggaggatgaggggaggatgagggaagaagagagaaagatgagaggaggacgaggggaggattagaggaggaagaggggaggatgagaggaggaagaggggaggatgaggggagaagagagaaagaggagaggaggacgaggggaggattagaggaggaagaggggaggatgagaggaggaagaggggaggatgaggggagaagagagaaagatgagaggaggacgaggggaggattagaggaggaagaggggaggatgagggaagaagagagaaagatgagaggaggacgaggggaggatgagaggaggaagaggggaggatgagggaagaagagagaaagatgagaggaggacgaggggaggattagaggaggaagaggggaggatgagaggaggaagaggggaggatgaggggagaagagagaaagatgagAGGAGGACGAGGGGAGGATGAGGTGAGGATGAGGggagaagagagaaagatgaggaggatgaggggaggatgaggggaggacgaggggaggatgaggggagaagagagaaagatgagAGGAGGACGAGGGGAGGATGAGGTGAGgatgagggaagaagagagaaagatgaagaggatgagGCGAGGACGAGGGGAGGATGAGGTGAGgatgagggaagaagagagaaagatgaggaggatgaggcGAGGACGAGGGGAGGATGAGGTGAGgatgagggaagaagagagaaagatgagGAGAATGAGGTGATGATGAGGTGATGATGAGGGGAGGATGAGGGGAGgatgagggaagaagagagaaagatgaggaggatgaggtgATGATGAGGGGAGGATGAGGCGTGGATGAGGCGAGGATGAGAGGAGAATGAGAGGAGGACGTGGGGAGGACGAGGGGAGGACGAGGGGAAGACGAGGGGAAGACGAGGGGAAGACGAGGGGAGGACAAGGGGAGGACAAGGGGAGGACGAGGGGAGGATGAGGTGATGATGAGGGGAGGATGAGGGGAGgatgagggaagaagagagaaagatgagAGGAGGACCAGGGGAGgatgagggaagaagagagaaagatgagGGGAGGACGAGGAGAGgatgagggaagaagagagaaagatgaggggaggacgaggggaggatgagggaagaagagagaaagatgagGAGGATAAGGTGAGGATGAGAGGAGGACGAGGGGAGGATGAGGTGAGGATGAGGTGATGATGAGAGGAGAATGAGAGGAGGACGTGGGGAGGATGAAGggagaagagagaaagatgagAGGAGGACGTGGGGAGGATGAAGGGAGAAGAGAcaaagatgaggaggatgaggtgATGATGAGGGGAGGATGAGGGGAGGATGAGGCGAGGATGAGAGGAGAATGAGAGGAGAATGAGAGGAGAACGTGGGGAGGACGTGGGGAGGACGAGGGGAGGACGAGGGGAGGACGAGGGGAGGACGAGGGGAGGACGAGGggagaagagagaaagatgagaggaggaggaggggaggatGAGGTGAGGATGAGGTGATGATGAGGGGAGGACGAGGGGAGGATGAGGggagaagagagaaagatgagAGGAGGACGAGGGGAGGATGAGGTGAGGATGAGGggagaagagagaaagatgaggaggatgaggcGAGGATGTAGGAAGAATGAGAGGAGTATGAGGGGAAAATGAGGAAAGAATGAGAGGAAGATGACAGAAGGATGAGAAGAAGAGAAGAGGAGGACCATAGACTTATGTAAAGAGGAGGGTCCGGGGGTTTCTAACGTGCGACCGTCACACCAACGTTCTGGTGGAAGCGGCGCTGGCGGGTCGTACCTGCTTTTCGGTTCTTCTTAGGAGGCACTCCGAGACTCTTCCGGttgggtttgtgtttctttgaggCTCCGCCCGACGGCGGCTCTTTCTGCCTCTtttgactgatggatgctgcaGAAGGAGGAGGGAACGGACAGCCTGAAACAAGCTGCCGGACTGCGCTTAGATCATTTAATCCCAGATTGCGACAGACTGGAGTACCTTTGGGCTTCTGCTCGCAGTCCTGCTGGCTGCTGCAGCTCCGCTCGgggctgtagctgctgctgttgcaggACAGGTTGACGCCGTACACTTTTGAGGGGGAGCCCTCTCCGTCCTCCTGTGGGAGGTCTGGCAGCTCCCCGCCCAGACTCTCCACCTCCACCGTGCTGCTGTCCGTCTCGCTGCGCCCGCCTGCCACCTCCTCCTGGATTGGACCTGGAGGGAGAGCGTCGGGAACCGGCTCTGGAGGTAACGTGGGGGCCGTGGATGTttgcggggaggagggcggggctTGGGCGGAGTCTTCCACAACGCTGCCTCCTCCTGACGGGGACTCGGGCGTCGTTGGCGGCGTGTTGAGCACAGAGTTGCTGCCGCTGCTCGGGAACTCCTGCAGCTTGTCGAGCTCCATCTGCTCTTCTGAAGCTTCCTCCTCAAGGTCGGCGTCCTG encodes:
- the LOC101169311 gene encoding mitochondrial import receptor subunit TOM20 homolog, whose product is MISGGKSAVVAGVCGAVFVAYCFYFDRKRRSDPQFKQKLRERRRKLNSSNINSGESKFPDLKDAEAVQKFFLKEIELGEELLSQGEFEKGVDHLTNAIAVCGQPQQLLQVLQQTLPPPVFQMLLTKLPTISQRIVSSQSLSEDDVE